GTAAGAAGCAAGTTTGATGACAAATGGCTTGAGAATAACAATTACTCTTCACAGTTTAAGTCAGAAGTGCTTGTATGTCAAAGGTGCTTCAAACTTGGGacaaggtttttatttttacatttgagcaaCATCTATAAACACAATCAAACACTTCTTATTTGGTTTCCCTGTTGATTTTAAACTGATATACATGTAATTACTCGTACAAAGTCTACTTTCACATTCTTCTAAATGTAGATATTATGATGGAACAAAACAAGGAGACAGAAATCACCAGTGAAGGTTTTAAATGAATCAGACAAAATGAAACATGGTGGCATCACAGTGGCTCCCACCACGCAGCAACACAATGAAGAGGATGACACAGGGCTGCAAGTAAAGGAAAGACCACATGATGCATAACTAGTGTTTAGCTATTACAAGGCTTCAGAGTTCATATAACAGAAAATGCAGGAAGGTGCCTAGTTCCTGAAATCCTTTTGCTCTGAAAGCAGCTTTTTAAAAGATCACATCACTTCAGTTCAACCACAAGAGAAGAGGTCCATTGAACCCCACTACCCTTTTTTTGTACTTCATTTGATTGCATCATACGAAGGGAATTGTGCATCTTCCTTAACTGGCCTTGCGTCCCAGGCTGGCATGTGTACGGTTTACTCCAGCGCTCGGATAAGAAGTACGATGAGGCCATCAAGTGTTACCGCAACGCTCTCAAGTGGGACAAGGACAACCTGCAGATCCTCCGAGACCTGTCCCTGCTGCAGATCCAGATGAGGGACCTGGAGGGCTACAGGGTGAGTCAGAGGGGGGTTATGTCTCTTTAAATAGTAATTGAGAGATGTTGCATGTTCTTAATCAAAAGCTGGGAGGTTTTGATGAAAAGTTTGGCCACAGGAGATAAACCTTGTTGGCGgaggcatatttttaaaaaatagtaaACTTTttataaaggaaaacaaaaacagtcctcAGTTTGTGGGGAAAGAACTTTCCTGAAGAGAAGCACACACTTCCATCTGTCGCCCTGCCTCATCCAGGACGCAGTATGGCTCTGAATTAGAGAGGACTGGGCGAATCAGCATCCAGATATCAGATTGCAGTCAGTCTTCACAATGTAGAACAGCTCTCCTGGGATTTAGATGCTTTTATAGTGAGAGGTATGAAATGGCAAGAGGAAAGTCTGGCTGAAAGGATTAAAAAATATGGATGAGAGGACAGGGAGGGGCTCCCACTCGGAGTGTATTAGGTGTTAATTTTAGTTCTCCCTGAGCCAGCTAGCAACATCCTGGTGTCACTACCATGAGTCAGCACAATCACTTTCTCTTTGTTTATCTTCCCAGCACTGCCTCAGGTTTGAGATAATGTGGGCTTATAGGGAACGTAGTATTTTTCCACCTGATGTCAAATTAACCCAATGCCGGCAAATTGTCTTTCTCCAGGAGACACGGtaccagctgctgcagctgcgtCCAGCCCAGCGGGCTTCCTGGATCGGCTATGCCATCGCCTATCACCTCCTGGAAGACTATGAGATGGCAGCAAAGATCATTGAGGAATTCAGGAAAACACAACAGGTTAGACACAGCGACAGTTTCGGATTTGTCTTACCCGAACCAGGAGACGACTTTCAGTTGTTGTCAGTTTTGTTGTCACCCTATTGTGCAGCTGGCCTGAAtttcagtttgaatttcagtgATCTCAATgccaaggtcagaggtcacacttTCTGACAGTATTGTGAATGCAAGAACTCAAGAAGGAAGTCACCTTGGACTTTGACATTCATACCATACGTGCATCtgctaggaggctgagggagatGCACCGAAGGCTGCCAGTATTTTTACTTCTGATGTTGCAGTTTTAGATAGAGTGGCCACTTGCTCACACCAGTAGCACCTTCTGCTAGCTACCAGTGGGATACAGTgtaaatgaaacaaacacagactATTCAGTCGAGACTCTGCAGCTGTGCAGAGGCCAGTACTGCAAACACAGACCAGGCACCTATTTCTGTTTAGAGAGTGTTTCAGAGCTGGCACAGCGGGAGTCGGTGCGTTAGATTTCAGTACAAGCTCTGGCCAAGAACCCAAGATAAATCTTAACAGCTTACCTTAAGCAAAATTTGTAGTTTTTCCCTTAATTTCTTTGTCCAAAAATATCTTTGactggcatttaaaaaaataaaaattaaaaagttgcACTATCACTGATAAAGACCATCTTACCTATCCTTAAAAGTAGGGGTACAAGTAGCTGTTACAGCCAACTGGTCCTTATAATCCTTCAGTCTAAAAACCTGAGATTGTGCTGAGGTTAGTTTGTGAGTATCGGCTGAAAATTGCTGGCAGAGTGTGGGCTGATCTTATTTGCTTGTGGCGTTGTTGATGCTTTAGCTTTCCACCTGCTGCGGctaaaacagaacacaaagacaaagaactTTAAAGCTGTTCACTgcagctgctgtttgtgctgctcatttgcacttttttctcctcctttgtGGTGAACCTTCCTGTCATTCAATCAGCACACACTGATTTGGCTACACCCTGTTGGCTTTTTAAAGCACTGCACCCGAGTCGTCGCCATAGTTTCTGCGTTGGCCACATTCCTGCAGTGTTTGTTTCTACGCAGCAGGGGCGGTACGCAGACGCACACCAGTGTGGACCAATAACTCCTGCTGTGTGGAAAGTTTGTGCAAGGGAGAACCCCTGCCACTAAAGAAGCTTGGATATGAACTATTTTGTGTACTACAGACACCATGCACTGCTCCACGCTTTGATGAGTAACAGGCTTACTCGTATTCGTGACGCTGTAGGTGTCTGACTCGCTGATTTACAGTGAGTGCTTTGTAGCTTCGCAGCCGGTGGGTGTTTTTTCTGTCGTCTCTGCATTGGTCACAACAGCAGTAGAGCTCACTCGCTTTCACTCTGGCGTGCTCCTGATAAGACCAGCCTGCTTCCTGTCTTTGTGCCATCTGTGTAATACAGTGAGCTGGTGTgaccgtgcacacacacactgaataatTCAGAGTTTCCTGAAAAGCACAGCAGCTCCTGGAGGTTTTCAGTCATGCGTGCCTGGTACAAAATGTtactgacactcacagtggtcTGGTCTGTTCAGACGTCTCCGGACAAAGTGGACTACGAGTACAGCGAGCTCCTGCTCTACCAGAACCAGGTGCTGAGAGAAGCAGGTTTGCACAAGGAGGCCCTCGAGCATCTGTCCAACTACGAGAAGCAGATCTGCGATAAACTGGCAGTGGAGGAGACACGAGGTGGGTGACTGCAGAGTCTCTCTGTTAATCCTTGAAAGTGCAAACATCTTTACCAAAGTAACACCAAACaagcaaaactttatttaaagagcacatttcattcacagTGGCGGAATGGTGTTAATGGTGTGATAAAACCTGCTGCCACTAGGGGGAGCAGTGATGCCAACAGTAATCTGGCATAATGCAGGTGCTCCAGCaagcagctgcaggagagaaGGGCAAACAAGCTTCAATAAGTTGTCTAGAAAACTTTTCTGAGGCtgatttaatttttctatcTCTGACATTCCTGTGAGCAGAAGTTTgctgggttttttgttttgtttttgctggcAGCCATGATGTTTCTTGGCTTGTTATCTCGATTTAACAGTGTTTGCGCTCATGTTTCTGTAGGAGAGTTACTGTTGAAGTTGGAGCGTCTGGATGAAGCAACAGAAGTCTACCGCCGTCTGCTGGAGAGGAACCCAGAGAACTGGTCCTATTATCACGGCCTGGAGAAGGCGCTCAAACCAAGTATGACACGAGTCTTGTCATCGCTGACTTCTAAAATATCCAAATCAGTTTTGAAGCTGAATCCTGAATTCCtctcaatttttatttattttattttcaggtaCTGTAGAGGAGAGATACAAAATCTTTGAAGAAGCCTGGGAGAAATTTCCCAAAGGGTTGGTGCCTCGCCGCCTACCCCTCAACTTCCTTTCTGGTATGCAGCTCCTTTCTCCGCTAAATCAAACAGAATAAAGCCAGTGTTAACTTAGATTTAGTTTTAGTCAGCCTTTTGACTAAAACACCCTTTAGCTCTAGTCATAATTTAGGCCTGTAATTAGTTTAGTTTATATTTAGTTGACTAAATATCATAAGATTATCGTAGACTAAATCTGAAGGTTATTCAGTGACTAAAATATAAAGAGGTTGGTTGTTTTTACTGGCgtattttcatctcatttttATTAGTGATGAAAGTGTAAGTACATTTCATCATAGCTCTTGTCCTCGTGCattagtttttgtttagttATCGGCTTTTTTCATCAGGGAAAAAGGTTTGTTAATGAAAACTGACCAAAATTATTAGTCAACGAAATTAACAATGAATAAAACTGCAGAGTAAAGattaattttcttttgttttgtctttttgtttttctctgaagGTGACAAGTTCAGAGAGTGTCTGGACAGGTATCTGAGGATGAACTTCAGTAAAGGCTGCCCGCCCGTCTTCACCACGCTCAAATCGCTGTACAACGACAAAGAAAAGGTGACGGCCACCTGCTGAAGCTGACTGATCCAAATTTAAACCACAGTCACATCCTCGGACCAAAAGAGTCTTAACGAGGCTCAATTCCAGctccatttaaaataaataaataaaaaaattggaATAGCTTTGCATGAGTTCAAAATTATCCCTTATTATCTTATCCTGGGCCTCAGTGAAGCCCCTCAGCTCATCCTCTGTATGAAACGTATGAAATTAGCATCCACCGTTGTAAGAAATATTTATGAACAATAAGTCACTGTATTAACTGCACGATTCTGAAAAATCCCCTTTGCGTCATGCTTCATATTTACTTTGTCCTCCTTTCCTTTTAGGTGGCAATTATAGAGGAACTGGTGGTCGGCTATGAAACCTCATTAAAAAGCTGCCGAATGTTCAACCAGAACGGTGAGAGAAACATTTCAGCATCCTAACAAACCAGACGAAGTTAAACCAGCTGTAAgtttttgtgtagctgttgcagtcgTTTGGTTACAACCCTAACGAGCGTCTGCTTCTGCTGTTCCAGATGACGGTAAGGAGGAGCCTCCAACCACATTGCTCTGGGTGCAGTACTTCCTGGCACAGCACTATGACATGATTGGCCAGCAGACACTGGCTCTAGAATATATCAACACGGCCATCGAGAGCACGCCCACGCTCATCGAGCTCTTCCTCATCAAAGCCAAGATTTACAAGGTGGCGCGCGTGTCTGATTTGTATGATTGTGTACTATTTTAGGCGCGTAGTTCTGCTGCGGTGGTGTTCTCGATTGACCTTTTTCGCTCCTGCAGCATGCTGGCAACATCAAAGAGGCTGCCCAGTGGATGGATGAGGCCCAGGCTCTGGACACTGCTGACAGATTCATCAACTCAAAGTGTGCCAAGTACATGCTGAAGGCGACCATGATCAAAGAGGCCGAGGAAATGTGCTCCAAGTTCACCCGGGTGAGAGAAACCGTGCAGAGTGACAGCTGACCAACCGATGAGgacttttaaaatgtcaaaacaaaATGTTGGCAAGTGATGATGAGTACTTTCTATCTTTAGATCTCTGATAGAGTGCTGGAGATATGGAGAGATATAGATTCACACTTTTTGTACAAGCTGTAGTGATGAATGGCAAAGTAATTGTCTGTGATCAATCGCAGCCAACATCGTTTTAAAGTGGAGGATGAGtcatacacacaaacatctcCATAGTCAAGCACACGCAGAATTGTGGACTTTAAAATAATCCTACATTAGCAGGATTCTAGCTATTCTAATGTTCTTGACCAGTTAACGCAACACTCATGGAGGGTTTTAATGCAGACCATAGGCTCAACACTGTTAGTTCACCTCATCAGTAGCATTCAGTTAAGAATGGATCCCCATGGAACACATACAGTAATGGTCAGACTGCCAGTGCTCATGTCTATGTCTCATGTTTCTGCAGGAGGGAGCGTCCGCAGTGGAGAACCTGAATGAGATGCAGTGTATGTGGTTCCAGACTGAGTGCGCGCTCGCCTACAAAGCCATGAACAAGTTTGGAGACGCCCTGAAGAAGTGCCATGAGATTGAGAGGGTGAGGCTGACGGGATTTAAACTCGGTGCAAAAGTACATGCTCCCTAACCGCCCACATAAAGTCTGTCTGGGTGCTAAACTTGTTCCTTTTTCACTCTCATCAGCATTTTGTGGAGATCACAGACGATCAGTTTGATTTCCACACTTACTGCATGCGGAAGATGACGCTACGCTCATATGTGGACCTgctgaagctggaggatgtgctCCGGATGCACCCGTTCTACTACAAGGCCGCAATCACGGCCATCCAGATCTACCTGAGCCTCCACGACAATCCGCTGACGGATGACAGCAAAGAGCTGCAGGCGGACACTGGTAAGAGACGCACAGTGAAGATCAAGCTCTGAGTCACCGAGGCTCTTATCAAGGGAAGGCCTTCACTGACCGTCCTTTTTGTCTTCACTTCTCTAGCTAACCTGTCGGacaaagagctgaagaagctgaggAACAAGCAGCGAAGAGCCCAGAAGAAGGCCCAgctggaggaagagaagaagaatgCGGAGAAGGAGAAGCAACTCAAGaaccagaagaagaagaaggaggatgACGACGAGGAGATCGGAGGGCCCAAAGAAGAGCTCATTCCTGACAAGCTGGTGAAGGTCAGTGGCCGATACCTGAAGTATCAAGGTCTGTGTATCAGTTTTTTGGACTCGagttttacttttttgtctTGCACATTTGCTTTTACAGGTAGAAAATCCACTGGAAGAAGCCATCAAGTTCCTGACGCCTCTCAAACACCTGGTCAAAGACAAGATTGACACCCACCTACTGGCCTTTGAGATCTACTTCAGGAAAGGTTGGCGCACACAtgttatcttttgttttttactccGCCAGTATCACCCTCGTCCCCATTTCTGCCTTACACATTTACTGTGTTCTCCTTTCAGAAAAATACCTGTTGATGCTCCAGTCAGTGAAGAGAGCTTTGGCAATCGACCCCGACCACCCATGGCTGCACCAGTGTCTCGTACGCTTCTTTAAAGGAGGTATGGGAGGATTCATTATTACACTACCAGCGCACGCTCTTAAGCACTCTGTTTTAATTGCCTCTCTATGCTGttgctcttcttctctcctctgtctccaCCTCATCCTTGCATCATCCTTTTTCTCTGATCCCTCTTTGCAGTTTCAGAGAGCAAGGAGCTTCCAGAGGTGGTCAGGACGGTGCTGAAGCAGGAGATCACCCGGCTGTTCGGAGACAGCAACGCTAAGAGCTTCAACCAGGCCTACCTCACCAAGCACTCCAACTCCATACCACACCGACTGGCTGGTAAGCCTCTTTGACCGTCACTTCTAATACTTTGGTACTTAATGCAACAACAGTTCAATTGACTCTTAAGAGCCGTACTCATGAAAACATTTAAGGATATTTGAAATGACCTGTAGGCTGTTTCTTCCATTGTTGCAAATGTTTTTTGCTTGAATATCACtccgtttgtttgtttgtttgtttgtttttttcccccccttcttAGTTCATCTTTGCACCCAACGATcccttaaaatgtaatttttcaagcCCTGTCCACAGGGCTTTGTAGCTGCCGGGTGGTCACTAGCAGACATTTCAGGTTCCtgttgcctaggtaaccctcAGACTCATTTACCGCCTCCTATGTCAGTCATAGGTATCCTCACTCTGAGTACTAATTCTTTCAAATATTTTAGAGCTGAGAAAGTTGGCACCTACTTACAAGTACTCTATTTAAATTTTAAGCAAACCAGGTTTTTTGGGGGCGGGCGTTGCTGCTCGTTGGTCCCGTTGTGGAAACTTTGCACCTAAAGAATGATAGATGGGCACAGACAATGGCCAACCTGTTCTACCTTAGTCACTGATTCACATCATGCATGCCCTTACCTCTTACCTTAATATTAATCACCTTACTAAACTCCCGACTCCAACCTCAGCCCTAACATGAAACCCAAAACCAAGACTTACCCCTGAAACATGCCTTTAAAGGTTTGTGGACCAGCCTCATGCTGCAGAAACAACATCTCTACGATGGATTGAACTTAAAATGTAGAATTATTAAGAACACACTTTCTCTCAGACTCACCTTCTCTCTCCCGCCTGCAGCTGCGAAGATGATGGTGTATCTGGACTCCTCGATGCAAACGAAAGCAGCAGAACTGGCCGGTGCACTGGATGAGTCCCTGAACAACAGAACCATACAGGTACGTATTGACATCATGTAAGAAGATGGGAGGGAAGCAAAGAAACAGTTACAACTATTCTTATGCTAAACACACACTGGATTCTCTGctgttgtggaataaaagttaGTGTACCAGGTCCTCATGGCTCACATGCTGAGTGTGTCCATCTCTCTTGGATCGACCTGAAAAAGGGCTGGAGCAGAACAAGCAAGTTTCTTCACTGAAGTGAAACCAGCCAGACAGGTTTTCCTAAAAAGTTGGTCAAAGGACCGACCGCAATCGAGAAGTTGCAATAAAAACCGTGGTAACCAATAACGTCAGGAAGTACAGCAGTTCCTTTTGAGTTGGGATTGTGACAGACTGTGATAAACTGTCCACTCCTCCCTACCTGAACGTAGCTTCTTTTAACCTTTGTCCTCTCGTCTTCAGATCTGCACAGAGGTCCTCGAGTGTCTTCGCAGTGGCGCCCTGGGCGACTGTAAGGAGCACGCCGAGTCGTACCGCGCCGAGTGCCACAAGCTTTATCCCTACACGTTAGCTTTCATGCCCCCCGGATACGAGGAGAACACCAAGATCGCCAACGGAGACGTTTCCACGGAAACGGAGGAGCTAGCCAACGAGATGTGAGCACGGCAGTACAGCAGCGGATGAGAAAAGGAACTGGGCCGAGCACGGAGCCTTGTGGTACGCCTGCGGCAGCCATTTTTGTAGAGCCGGACACAGGAAGCGAAAAATGGGTGTTTCGTCCTCAGGCTCAGCTCAGCTCTGACCTGGCTCGGCTCGGCTCTCTCCCACATGGGTGAAAATcaggactctgtgtgtgtgtgtgcgtgcgtgtgtgtgtgtttggagggcgtgtttgtgtgcgtgcatgtgtgcggTTGTGTATTTGTTGGAAAcagaaggaggagggaggggaagaagaagataaCAGAGTGtccattttacttttttaaaacagaGCTGGCAATGCtgaacatgaaaataaagaatcaGGAGAAACTGAGCGCTGGTTTTCCTCTGATTAATAACAATAACGGCAACGGCAACCACTCGGGCGTGACTGCCAACACGACGCATACTCTGCTCctcttattttaaaataaaagctaatCTAAATGAATATGGGACCCGGCTGTCGGTGAGGGACGGGGGATGGGGGGACTGAGTGGAGCGGATCTGATCTCTGACAGGTCCGCAGGAAGCCGAGCGGGAAGAGTTACCTGAAACGGACACTGAGGACGACCACAGGTGTTTC
This sequence is a window from Oreochromis niloticus isolate F11D_XX linkage group LG6, O_niloticus_UMD_NMBU, whole genome shotgun sequence. Protein-coding genes within it:
- the naa15b gene encoding N-alpha-acetyltransferase 15, NatA auxiliary subunit b, producing MPTVTLPPKENALFKRILRCYEHKQYRNGLKFCKQILSNPKFAEHGETLAMKGLTLNCLGKKEEAYDLVRRGLRNDLKSHVCWHVYGLLQRSDKKYDEAIKCYRNALKWDKDNLQILRDLSLLQIQMRDLEGYRETRYQLLQLRPAQRASWIGYAIAYHLLEDYEMAAKIIEEFRKTQQTSPDKVDYEYSELLLYQNQVLREAGLHKEALEHLSNYEKQICDKLAVEETRGELLLKLERLDEATEVYRRLLERNPENWSYYHGLEKALKPSTVEERYKIFEEAWEKFPKGLVPRRLPLNFLSGDKFRECLDRYLRMNFSKGCPPVFTTLKSLYNDKEKVAIIEELVVGYETSLKSCRMFNQNDDGKEEPPTTLLWVQYFLAQHYDMIGQQTLALEYINTAIESTPTLIELFLIKAKIYKHAGNIKEAAQWMDEAQALDTADRFINSKCAKYMLKATMIKEAEEMCSKFTREGASAVENLNEMQCMWFQTECALAYKAMNKFGDALKKCHEIERHFVEITDDQFDFHTYCMRKMTLRSYVDLLKLEDVLRMHPFYYKAAITAIQIYLSLHDNPLTDDSKELQADTANLSDKELKKLRNKQRRAQKKAQLEEEKKNAEKEKQLKNQKKKKEDDDEEIGGPKEELIPDKLVKVENPLEEAIKFLTPLKHLVKDKIDTHLLAFEIYFRKEKYLLMLQSVKRALAIDPDHPWLHQCLVRFFKGVSESKELPEVVRTVLKQEITRLFGDSNAKSFNQAYLTKHSNSIPHRLAAAKMMVYLDSSMQTKAAELAGALDESLNNRTIQICTEVLECLRSGALGDCKEHAESYRAECHKLYPYTLAFMPPGYEENTKIANGDVSTETEELANEM